GCATGACATACACTATAGGTGAGGGGGACAGTGCCTTCCTCCCTTCCTTTTTCATAGTGTTGCTTGTTGAACATAGCAAGGCACCTTATGTTTATGATTGTATACAATGTAATAAATCTGTCTCCAGAAAATTTCTACCCATTTAGGTGAACTTTTCTTCACTAACAGACCTTCTCTCTGATCAGTACTTGTCTTACCATTCCTGGCATCAGGGGTCACAAGGCAGTCCTCTAACACCTCAACAACCAAAACCAAGAGAGATCATATTATGGAATAAAGCAATACCGAATCTATTAAATTACAGCACAGTTTAGTAACAAATTTCTTGATAAGTTCTCCCAGTCTAATCCCACTGACACCCTACAGATCACTATTctttaaatatatacataaccCCTATACCAAACTAAATCACAACCTGCACTTCTCACAAACAGCCATGCATGGATATACCTCTTACATCAGATGACTATCTTGCAAGAAGAGACATCTCTATAGCATAGCTAAACAAACCAACTCCCCAAATAAATGGCAAGCTTATAAAAAAGTAGTTCAACAACAGTGCCAAGCAGCCCACCACAAGTACATAACATCATTAACAGATGGAACTGGTTCTGCAACCAAATGCACCGTGGTCGTATATCAACAGTCAATGTAATATTGTAGTATTACTTCTCTGAAGCATAATGACATCCATCAGTGAAGTAGATTCAACAAAGGCACAACTATTGAATACGTAAAATGTTGTAGCTAAGTTAAAACAAGAGCTAGATGCCTCCTGAATGCCTGCTCGTTTCTTGAAGCTTTTTTACACAGAGCTTGCCCCCACTTACTTTTATATTTCAGGCTTCAATACACCAATCTAGCTACTGTTCCCCTGGACTGGAAGCAGGCAAATATCATTCCCATCTTAAAATGGGTGATTGTACTTTTTGTACCAACTAtgtatttgtgaccgaatttgacaaaacaaggcttccatacacatccaattttctgactttaaccagcgGTAACTTAactactcagcaagctattggccTAAACGTTTCACAaagtccttccatagcatagtacaataccaggtcaaaatttgagaCCAATGGCATACtgctacattgagttatggtacttcaaagtcataaaagtggatgtgtgtggaagccttgttttgtcaaattcggtcacatttgttCTAAACTACTAGAGCACATCCTATACTCACACATCTACTTTAGACTACTTACATCTGTCTGACCATAACATTTTGTGTGGTGAGCAACACTGCTTTAGCTATGCAAGATCTTGTGAAACAAAGCTCTTCGTGTTAGCCTTAATGACTTTGCTGTAAATTTAAACAACAAAGAACTAACAATGTTATTTTACTAGATTTCTCAAAGGCGTTTCTCACCAGTACCAGGACCTATATCAAAAATCACATCATTATGGCATTAGAGGCAACCTTCTAGAATGGTTAAAGCACTATCTTTCAGATAGACATCAACGGGTAATAAAATGGTGAACAAATTAAAGTAGTGATGCCACaatatgaaaatttttataTGATGATAATCACGATATCATGGGACTTATACAATGTGACCCTGCTGATGTAAAACTTCACAGTAAAAAtataagtagtgaatactgtgggaaatagtgaacgtcactaaaCATTTTAGTGACCATCACTAATAAATTCCAGTGAcattcactatttgccacagtattcactacttttttttgctgTGTTGGGGTCCCACAAGGCACTGACTGTGCTGGCCCCTTTGTTGTTCTTATGATTAATAAATGACCAACCTAATAATATCATCTCATCAGTCAGACTAAATAAGCACCTGATGCTGATGATGTCATTCTTTACAGACCCATTCAGAAGAAGAAGACTGCCACTATCTCCAGTAGGACCTATGTGTACACACACTAGAAGAGCGGGAGAACAAGTGGGGTGATGTCATTTAAGACTCAAAAATGTGAATTCAAAACAAGATTAATCCTATCTGTTTTCAGTACATTATACACAATGAAGTTATATGTGAAGTAGCACACACAAATTATTTGGGCATGTAGTTATTGATTCCAAACTGTCATCATCACAACATATTTGAGAAGTTATACTAACAAAGTTAAGGGTTTTCTACAACGTGACACAACCTCAACGATTGTCCAGTATCTGTCAAGGTCAACTGTCCGGCCAAACAATTTTGGAGTATGCGTTGTCTGGGCACCCGGCACACTCGCAAAAGGATATATCTATCATTGAGTCAGTACAGAGACATGCTTTGTTTAATGATTATAATGTTATTTTCCTATATAGGCCTACCAGTGTGAACTGGCCAACTCTATTATGCTGTCAAGACCAACTATATGTTTAAATAATTCCCAACCTTATACACCTATGGCTACCTTACTCTACTTCCCATCTGCTGGGTCACTCAATGAAGTTTCAGCAGCTGACCACTAGAATATATACTCTTAGTTATGCACTCATTTTTCCCTCATCCATACAGATTTGGAATACACACCCGATGGCGTGATCTTGTCCACAACTCTTCAAGTCTAAACTAGCAGCTGTTGGATTATAGACTAACTGTTAGAAttatatatattaattttttgttgatacatCTAATTGTTTATCTGTGCTTTTTATACTCCATATGAGGTTTTGCACAGCACAGGTAACAAACTgacatataattataatagtttaattgtttgttaactgATCCGGCTCATGAAAATACACAGGAAGAAAAGCTGCATTTCAGGTATTTGGAAATCCCcagtaaatgtacagaaattccatgtttctgtacattttcggtgttcatgaaatttgcatatttccttgacatttcctgaaGTAGTATAGGGCACAATTTCCATGACATTTCCTAATAGCAGTATTGATGGTATTTCTTGACATTTCCTAATGCAGGATAGATGAAATTTACTGACATTTCTGGAACACAGGAAAGATCAAATTTTCATAAATTTCTTTACATTTCCTGCACTCAGGATAGGTAGTGTCAAAATGCAAATTTCCTGTCTAGGAAATGTCAGTAAATGTCATGTGTCAACACATTTCCTAAGCACAGTATGGATGGGGGACAGTATGGTACCAAGTGTGCATTACCCTCTCCACCAGTTCAGGAGGAACAGACAGCATTAGTACATTacaactatatatagctagcttacctactttaatagagtttgcaaaatgtataagaaacctatatTACCAAGGTattatttcattgtgggtttgggttaccACATTTCCTGTTAATGTAGGAAATGTCCAGTAAATATGATATttcttgaaatttacatgaCGTGTCCTTGGCCTCTATAATGTACCGTATATATTGCACTAAGGTTACACCAAGACCTTATCCTAATCTGTAAAGTGTTACAGTAGTCAGGTATGACAGCAGCTGGAGTGACAATCTCGGACTAAAATTTCActacatgccatgtgtccttgacttaggaaatctcattgaaatttctgaatagtacaggaaatctcactgcatgccatgtgtccttgaataaggaatctcatgtaaatgtcaaatttcttaatagtgtaggaaatgtcaccgcatgccatgtgtccttaaattaggaaatctcatgtaaatgtcaaatttctgaatagtgtaagaaatgtcactgcatgccatgtgtccttgaataaggaaatctcaagtaaatgtcaaatttctgaatagtgtaggaaatgtcactgcatgccatgtgtccttgaataaggaaatctcaagtaaatgtcaaatttctgaatagtgtaggaaatgtcactacatgccatgtgtccttgaataaggaaatctcaagtaaatgtcaaatttctgaatagtgtaggaaatgtcactgcatgccatgtgtccttgaataaggaaatctcaagtaaatgtcaaatttctgaatagtgtaggaaatgtcactgcatgccatgtgtccttgaataaggaaatctcatgtaaatgtcaaatttctgaatagtgtaagaaatgtcactgcatgccatgtgtccttgaataaggaaatctcaagtaaatgtcaaatttctgaatagtgtaagaaatgtcactgcatgccatgtgtccttgaataaggaaatctcaaGTAAATgtgaaatttctgaatagtgtaggaaatgtcactgcatgccatgtgtccttgaataaggaaatctcatgtaaatgtcaaatttctgaatagtgtaggaaatgtcactgcatgccatgtgtccttgaataaggaaatctcaagtaaatgtcaaatttctgaatagtgtaggaaatgtcactgcatgccatgtgtccttgaataaggaaatctcaagtaaatgtcaaatttctgaatagtgtaggaaatgtcactgcatgccatgtgtccttgaataaggaaatctcaagtaaatgtcaaatttctgaatagtgtaagaaatgtcactgcatgccatgtgtccttgaataaggaaatctcatgtaaatgtcaaatttctgaatagtgtaggaaatgtcactgcatgccatgtgtccttgaataaggaaatctcaagtaaatgtcaaatttctgaatagtgtaggaaatgtcactgcatgcaATGTGTCCTTAAATTAGGAAATCTCaagtaaatgtcaaatttctgaatagtgtaggaaatgtcactgcatgccatgtgtccttgaataaggaaatctcgtgtaaatgtcaaatttctggatagtgtaggaaatgtcactgaatgccatgtgtccttgactatAAATCttatgtaaatgtcaaatttctggatagtgtaggaaatgtcactgcatgccatgtgtccttgactaaggaaatctcatgtaaatgtcaaatttttgAATACATGCAGGAAATCTAACAACATGTCAAATTTTTGGCAGAGGAAATGTACAGACACATGAAATTTCCAATGTTTTAGGAAATGTCACACAACATGTGACATTTACAGTATACAGGTTTACTCCAGGTTTGATATAGTAAGTTCAACAGTtacatttcctgtacatttccatgcTGAATTTTGGTCCGGAAGAGTGACTTTTTCCCTGTGATAGCTACCAATTAAGGGAAGAATAGAACggtatacatagctatacagcTATGTACCTTCCCTGTAACAAGCAAAGTGACCATTTTAGGTCAGTTTGATATGTCTACTGAATTGATTCAGTATAGACTCTACTAACCAGCAGAGCAGCCAATGATCTAGCTCACTCGAGCTAGCTAGCTCGGAGCTAAATGCTATATATCATACAACACTTGATCACAAGCTACCTTGGTAGGTACGTAGACTAGTACCAGGTACATGACCGGCTGCTTGTCAAGCTGTATTGTTATCACCATATCAAAGCTAGTGAATATATTGAAGTACTGCTGCAGTGTGATAGACTTCAGACTGGGGACTACATTGAATGTTAACCAATTAGGGAAAGTGGATGTTAGACTTGCAGAGACTTGAACTACACTGTAATGAGCACATGTTAATCTCCATACTACCACTTGTTACACATTTAAGAGAGGTCACTCTTCACATAAAAGCGATTCTTTTTGCCTGGGTAACAGTATGGGCATCTGCTAATTTCAACCCTCCAAATTTAAATATTGTTACATTGGTAAGCGAAGTATTGGTGATGGTCTTCCTGCATTGTTGGGCAATATGGAATAGTCAAGTACCAGCAGGTCACACCGCTCACCTTAAGTTGTATAGCAGGAGTAAACTGCCACTGAACATCTCTACGGCTTTTCCAGATTTTCAGTTAGAGTTTGGCCACACAGCTACTCATCTTATTTTTAAAGCCAGCTGACTTCAAGTTACTAGGTTTTAACAGAGATTTGCTCCTGATAACTGACTGTGCAAGAAATGGTAAAATTGTACATAAGGTGTTTACAATCAGATATGATATCAATATGGACATCACTAGTCCAACTAGCAATGTTAATATCCTGAGTTGTATTACGTATTTTGATGCCTCCGCCTTCAACCAACTTTATCCTGGTCACTTGGAGCAAATAGCTATTGCATGTCCCAATTTGGAGCGTCTTAAATTACAAGGAAATGTACATTGTTTGAAGGACCTACGTGGTCTACACTACATTGCCAGTCACTGCAAAATTGCAAGGACTGAACTGTGTTGATATTAGTGATTATGATAGCCACATTTACATTAAGGATTCTGCTTGGATTATGGACCGGAGTTTTGGGAAATACTTAGCAATTTAAAGCTAACACACCTGACGGCAGATTTTGAGGAAGAAAATTGTGACACTTATCGGCAAAAACTACTCCAGCTATTTCAAAAGTGTTCACATCTGCAAGTATTGGAGTTGACATCTTGCTTACTTTGTGAAACAACTAATAATTCTCCCTCATTGTTCCAGTCATACTTCCCTTCACTACTCTACTTTAGGCTAGATGATTGTGGGCGTTATTTTTCACTTGAGGACATCGTTTCAAGGTGTACAGGGTTGAATCTTTTGAAGTACTGTTGTGAAGAAATAATGTATTTTTCATCTACATGCGTGAGCAGTCATAATTTGCAGCAATTGTGCATCGAGGTGGAGTTCAGTAGAATAACTGAAACTTTTATGGACACAATCTCAGCTCATGGGGAACTGACTCATGTAGTATTGTTTGTGAAGTCAATTACTGCTGAAGGTATTAGTGCCCTTGTGAAGAATTCCAAGAAATTGGTGACTCTGCATGTGTCTATGGTAAAACCGATGTACAGCGAAGGTGGGAAGATTGATTTGAAAGTTGTAAAGGCTACCCTGAAGAATACATTTCCTACAAGGAAGCTGTTTACTGCTGGTAGCTGCAAATTGATAGTACAGGGGAGGATGATGTATAGGAAGTCTAATGTGCTGCGTCAAGAAAGCACTGACCTCTTGTCTGTTTGgtaatgtattatattatatagctatacatctATGTACGGTTGTTGTTTATTAATTATCATAAGTTACCCCACACTAGTAAAACGTtgtgtgtataatatatatatatatatatatatatgtatacctgTTAAGTTATAATACTGAACTTGTGTACATTGTACAAACTGCATACAGTAATCCAAGACCTGTCCAGATGCTTTTATCTGCAATTAATCTGCGCTTTATTCTGTAAatgttatcccactagggacctgtgagaaggatTAAAGCCtatgaatacagggagtcagaaacatgtaactaaaacatgAACAATGCACTTGCGTGAATCGTGCATCATTCTTATAAGTACTGCAAGGAAGCACATTATAGgcaaaataataattatcatgttcTTGCTTGTGAAAAATGTCACAGAAAAAGATTAACATATGGATGCAACCACTGTTAGATTTGGGAGTATTGCTTGAAGttaaacataattataataatacaatattaatttGAAGAAAAGAACATGCACTCAAATTAGCTATAGCGTATGTCTTCTCTCTCTAAAAGAACGCTCAATTTCTTCTAAAGATCTTCCTTTAGTTTCTGGAATAAACATTGCTACAAATATCACCGAGCACAAACATATTAGACTGAGTGTCCAAAATGCACCCCATGGCTTCACTGCACCTTCATAATTATCAAACAGTCCAGCAACAACAATTGTTGAACACCAGCTAACAAAGAAAGAAACTCCAATGCCAACACCTCGCACACGCAATGGGATCAGCTCTGGTAACAATAGTCGTGCAATAGCACCCCATCCAGCGGTGTATGTTGCTATATAGCAAGCTATGCTGACAATAGCTAGTGGATAAAGGTGATCTTTACATTTTGGGTCATCAGGTGGATGACAGTATGGTTTGTTGTTGAGAAATTCATATGTACCCATTGCTGCATGACTAAGACACATTACAACACCACTAAtcattaacagttttcttcTGCCTAATAGGTCAGCTATAAAAACCCCAACCACAGATGCAATAATCTGTACACCTCCTGTCGCTAAAGATGAAGTTAGTCCTGGTGATTTTATTTCAGCTTGCTTAAATATGTCTTCAGCATTAAACAGGATTGCAAAAGCACCACTGAATTGTCGAAAAAACATAATTCCACAAGCTAGAACTACAGGATAGTACACAGACTTAGTCTTAAACTCTTTAAAGATTTCTGATAGTGTTAATTTCTTTTGTGACAGTATCCGATTCTCAACCTCTTGTAATTCTTGGTCAACATCATATTGATATCCCCTAAGCCACAGCAAAACGTTCTTGGCTTCATACTTCCTCCCCTGTGTCATTAACCATCGTGGTGTTTCTTTAATGGTTGTTGCCAAGGACACAAACATTACTGTAAATGCTAATGGTATTAGAGCCAGCCAAACATAAGATATGTAGACTCCAATAATTTGTCCAAGGAAAGTTCCACTGGTAAGCGCTAATTGATTCATAACTACAAAAGAACCACGTAAATGACGAGGTGATATTTCTGCTGGGTATAACTAAACAGGGGGAAGatatacatacaataacaaTTCAACATTTTTCATCACATATCAAACTAACACATGGCCACCTATTCTACTGCCAGAAATCACTGTGACTACTAGCAAAAGAGCTAAGGGGGTTAAGTTTATGTTTCAAATCAAGAAAGTAGACTAAACCAATGTGGGCAGGCGGCtctttattcattattaattttactacAGCCTTACATGCACCTGACAGTTTTATTGGaattagctgaatgttctattacagtatttcgatcttttatTAATAACCATGCTACTTGGCTAGATGGGCTGCATGCAGACTAATCCCGATGGAGGTTTTAATTAACCCTTTAACTTTCTAAGATCCCCTTCCTCCATGCCTATAGCGATGTAAGCAAGTTAGTTCATAGCTTCTATGTAATCATATACATTGAGATGATGAAATAATGGTGAAAACTTGCATTACATCACAATAATGAACAAATGGAGGTAGTAAGACAtaaaaacataaaattaacaataagtggcctaaaATTATTAACATGGATGCATTGACTTACTTCAATGTATGATGGATATacttttctatccataataaaTTTAAAACACATCATTACTTGATACTAACTAACAAAGAAAAAGGTACACAGttatacattttaaaaataaaccGAACAATTGATGTTCCGTGTATATAGCATTAAAATACACACCAAGATACTATAAGCTAGTTGTGGGCCAGATTAAATTTGATGAAGCTACATTTAGTCATCAAACGGAACCACATTATCATGTCTTATCATCACATTCTTGGTAAAGCATATGAAATACTAGGTTTGCTATACATCGTACCTTTTCTAATAGCTTTAACATCAACTGCAAAAAGCAACTATCTCGTCCAGTTGCAATTGATGCTTTCTTCCGTttcgtggaaaccttgaaattAAAGTTACTTCTCTTCATGTACATCCTTGACATTAACGACATCATGATTTTTATTACCAGCTTGAAATTTCTTACTAGTTCTTTTAATATTAAAGACCATGTACACTTCACAATCCGATCCACCCGTCAAGCAACTTTACA
The nucleotide sequence above comes from Dysidea avara chromosome 3, odDysAvar1.4, whole genome shotgun sequence. Encoded proteins:
- the LOC136249499 gene encoding solute carrier family 2, facilitated glucose transporter member 8-like; this encodes MPKLSAISDSDHEESDLLLNDSSDLKQFPGKARLWTVTYVCVVAVHAVILSGFSLGFTSPVLSKLKDKDTVGYRSLRRIAFQDAFNITILAGAMITAPFGGWLFDYFGRKLSIILCSIPYTIGWLLIILTVATDGPVFRPLLFTGRFVLGIGVGWTSVSGGLYPAEISPRHLRGSFVVMNQLALTSGTFLGQIIGVYISYVWLALIPLAFTVMFVSLATTIKETPRWLMTQGRKYEAKNVLLWLRGYQYDVDQELQEVENRILSQKKLTLSEIFKEFKTKSVYYPVVLACGIMFFRQFSGAFAILFNAEDIFKQAEIKSPGLTSSLATGGVQIIASVVGVFIADLLGRRKLLMISGVVMCLSHAAMGTYEFLNNKPYCHPPDDPKCKDHLYPLAIVSIACYIATYTAGWGAIARLLLPELIPLRVRGVGIGVSFFVSWCSTIVVAGLFDNYEGAVKPWGAFWTLSLICLCSVIFVAMFIPETKGRSLEEIERSFRERRHTL